In Oscillatoria acuminata PCC 6304, a single window of DNA contains:
- a CDS encoding tetratricopeptide repeat protein, whose translation MNPPTPKEQIEALQSELIQLRKRGDRTESRQDNRHAELEILGKLGIAYYQDQEWHSAIAILTEYLNLARELGNQTNEAVAHYYLGFTQQAIAEFEQAVAAFFQGYRLFRQLQQHEFAAQLWQQLVQQGQRYLQNQQVPEAVALYKRQIQILLEFDDLKASAEIAVELGKVYYSQPDFPEAIGCFTSALDTAQTLKDQTLENVALAWLGCSHWQGGDLSQGLQYLEQRLALVQQLKNTAAQQETLTWLIQICQQLDNPDKLIQSYQLQANFWQQQGEPVNQHLSLYELAIYQFNRQQYPEALSGFQLALELANTLNDDQGKSWKTANNNYMLGECYRNLGENQAAIFPYEQAVELYLQLGAKDWAKKGLEHLLNLYRELQQLEQEIDCQKKRFQLIQDKGEDIKAQSLAYEIGNLYNRRQQFTQALEYYQEALILAKKLEQPQNLANAAYMVGQCYRNLGQQQVAISPYEQAVELYLQLGVKEWAEKGLEHLLNLYRELQQLEQEIDCQKKRFQLIQDKGEDIKAQSLAYEIGNLYNRRQQFTQALEYYQEALILAKKLEQQKNIANAAYMVGQCYRNLGQQQAAISGYEQAVGLYLEVKETKWALSGLDYLVNLYRELGQYEEVIASYQRRLEILRELGDAKAEQSCLYNIGSLYDDLKQWENALKYFDLALSLAQKLKLKHSQANAHYMQGQCCRNLGQQQAAISGYEQAVELYVEVKETKWALSGLDYLVNLYRELKQDEQVIASYQRRLEIFRELGDRTSEHSCLYDLVTFQFNTQKYQDALSGFEAALQIAETLTEDSNQTYKLANSRYMMGQCCQNLGQAQAAIAHYQQATGLYIELGVKDWAAKALDYQGTLQKELNNYEQALAAQEQRLGLLQELNEPASKQSCLYNIGCILNYKKQWTRALEYFGQALSLAVELEQKPNEANAHYMLAQCYESLGDFQLAEESTQRAKNLYQSLGNDEWEEICQNSLSRLAAKANQYERSRFGQDRNTDQRIQQALQQFWLQLLQVAMESGWDQAAMHQVMRQNMELIVPALGETIAQSMLGLLAQNPNQAEGVAALIENTCASIMGFPDGRYGEALEIAMRGYDVVLALRADNPKKRAGTLNNLGIAYGLQAELGLDPAANLGQAITAYTEAASILRCPGLEKDLASTLNNLGVAYKAQAELGLDPVANLGQAITAYTEAASILRRPGLEKDLASTLNNLGVAYKAQAELGLDPVANLSHAITAYTEAASILRCPGLEKDLAGTLTNLGVAYTIQAELSLDPAANLSHAITAYTEAASILRRPGLEKDLASTLANLGVAYTIQAELSLDPAANLSHAITAYTEAASILRCPGLEKDLASTLANLGNAYQTQADLGLDPATNLDQAITVYTESATILRRPGLEKDLAVTLTNLGITYGTQAELGLDPAANLGQAITAYTEAASILRRSGLQKNLASTLNNCGFAYHAQSHLPSNSPDQKQTALENAYRSFAEALEQVEYLRGEITTEGYKRNFNEQWNRIYRGMVEVCLEVGNYNAAIEYVDRSKARNLTELIATRDAYPGGVIPPEDRQCLQQLRQAIFEENRRLQEDLNPDYGKVNQLRQEFQEKFPYQPLHFEQIQELLDEETAILEWYILADKFLTFTLTNQTLNLWESSHDDRQNLIDWGNAYLRDYRNNKTQWHNKLPQRLEELAQILHLDEILHNLREKFPNCKKLILIPHRFLHLLPIHALPVPVIATDGVGAQCLRPISRQNGHPEGLHIAPLQELFPKGVAYAPNCQVLQQAQNRQRPDFNQLFAIQNPTKDLDFTDIEVAAIQSLFNPHHILQYDAAEKAAILDGDNLKNAHCTHFSCHGYFNFEDALKSALLLAKSEFTPPPPNEDKSRYIPLQNGNLLDLGKCLTIEDILRLDLTNCRLVTLSACETGITDFNSTSDEYIGLPSGFILAGAPNVVCSLWAVNDLSTALLMIRFYQNVKTGETVPLALKQAQIWLRDVTVEGLQVWSEPILATLDPFSQEELRSRLSKMDLRSKPFASPYYWAGFCAIGV comes from the coding sequence ATGAATCCGCCAACTCCCAAAGAGCAAATTGAGGCATTACAGTCGGAGTTAATTCAACTGAGAAAACGAGGCGATCGCACCGAATCTCGCCAAGATAATCGCCATGCCGAATTGGAAATTCTGGGAAAGTTGGGGATTGCTTATTATCAGGACCAAGAATGGCATAGCGCGATCGCCATCCTGACGGAATATCTCAATCTAGCGCGGGAGTTGGGGAATCAAACGAATGAGGCAGTCGCGCACTATTATTTGGGATTTACTCAACAGGCGATCGCTGAATTCGAGCAAGCAGTAGCGGCATTTTTTCAGGGATATCGGTTGTTTCGGCAACTCCAACAACATGAGTTTGCCGCGCAACTTTGGCAGCAGTTAGTCCAACAGGGACAAAGGTATCTCCAAAATCAGCAAGTCCCCGAAGCAGTCGCCCTTTATAAACGGCAAATCCAAATTTTGTTAGAATTTGATGACCTAAAAGCCAGCGCCGAGATAGCCGTAGAATTGGGGAAAGTGTACTATTCTCAGCCAGATTTCCCCGAGGCGATCGGCTGTTTCACATCAGCCCTCGATACCGCCCAAACCCTGAAAGACCAAACCCTAGAAAATGTAGCCTTAGCCTGGTTAGGATGCAGTCATTGGCAGGGGGGAGACTTATCGCAAGGATTGCAGTATTTGGAACAACGGTTAGCTTTAGTCCAGCAGCTAAAAAATACAGCAGCGCAACAGGAAACCTTAACCTGGTTAATTCAGATTTGCCAGCAATTAGACAATCCCGATAAACTCATCCAATCTTATCAACTTCAAGCCAATTTCTGGCAGCAACAAGGAGAACCCGTCAATCAGCACCTCAGTTTATATGAACTAGCAATCTATCAGTTTAATCGCCAACAATATCCAGAGGCATTATCCGGGTTTCAGCTTGCCTTAGAACTCGCCAACACCTTGAACGATGACCAGGGAAAGAGTTGGAAAACCGCCAACAATAATTATATGCTGGGGGAATGTTATCGCAATTTGGGAGAAAATCAAGCAGCAATTTTCCCTTATGAACAAGCGGTGGAGTTGTACTTGCAGTTGGGGGCAAAAGATTGGGCAAAAAAAGGGTTAGAACATTTACTTAACCTTTATCGAGAATTGCAGCAACTTGAACAAGAAATAGACTGTCAGAAAAAACGGTTTCAGCTAATCCAAGACAAAGGAGAGGATATCAAAGCACAGTCTCTTGCTTATGAAATTGGTAACCTTTATAATCGTCGCCAGCAATTCACCCAAGCCCTGGAATATTATCAAGAAGCCCTGATTTTAGCTAAAAAGTTGGAACAGCCGCAAAACCTAGCGAATGCTGCATATATGGTGGGGCAATGTTATCGGAATTTGGGACAACAGCAAGTAGCGATTTCCCCCTATGAGCAAGCGGTTGAGTTGTACTTGCAGTTGGGGGTAAAAGAGTGGGCAGAAAAAGGGTTAGAACATTTACTTAACCTTTATCGAGAATTGCAGCAACTTGAACAAGAAATAGACTGTCAGAAAAAACGGTTTCAGCTAATCCAAGACAAAGGAGAGGATATCAAAGCACAGTCTCTTGCTTATGAAATTGGTAACCTTTATAATCGTCGCCAGCAATTCACCCAAGCCCTGGAATATTATCAAGAAGCCCTGATTTTAGCTAAAAAGCTGGAACAGCAAAAAAATATAGCCAATGCTGCATATATGGTGGGGCAATGCTATCGGAATTTGGGACAGCAGCAAGCGGCGATTTCCGGGTATGAGCAAGCGGTGGGGTTGTATCTGGAAGTTAAGGAGACAAAGTGGGCGTTATCGGGATTAGACTATCTGGTGAATTTGTATCGAGAGTTGGGACAGTATGAGGAGGTTATTGCCTCTTACCAGAGACGGTTAGAGATTTTACGGGAATTGGGCGATGCCAAGGCTGAACAGTCTTGTTTATATAATATTGGGAGTTTGTATGATGACCTAAAGCAATGGGAAAACGCCCTAAAATATTTTGATTTAGCCCTGAGTTTAGCCCAAAAACTAAAGCTAAAACATTCTCAAGCCAATGCTCATTATATGCAAGGGCAATGTTGTCGGAATTTGGGACAACAGCAAGCGGCAATTTCCGGGTATGAGCAAGCGGTTGAGTTGTATGTGGAAGTCAAGGAGACAAAGTGGGCGTTATCGGGATTAGACTATCTGGTGAATTTGTATCGGGAGTTGAAACAGGATGAACAGGTTATTGCCTCTTACCAGCGACGGTTAGAGATTTTCCGGGAATTAGGCGATCGCACTTCCGAACACAGTTGTCTGTATGACTTGGTAACTTTCCAGTTTAATACCCAAAAATATCAGGATGCTTTATCTGGTTTTGAAGCCGCTTTGCAGATAGCGGAAACATTAACTGAGGATAGTAATCAAACTTATAAACTTGCCAATTCTCGGTATATGATGGGGCAATGTTGCCAGAATTTGGGACAGGCGCAAGCGGCGATCGCGCATTATCAGCAGGCGACTGGTTTGTATATTGAATTGGGGGTCAAAGATTGGGCAGCCAAAGCGTTGGATTATCAGGGAACGTTGCAGAAGGAATTAAACAACTATGAGCAAGCTTTGGCTGCACAGGAGCAACGCTTAGGGCTTTTGCAAGAGTTGAATGAACCCGCTTCTAAACAGTCTTGCCTGTATAACATTGGTTGTATTTTAAATTATAAGAAGCAATGGACACGGGCGCTTGAATATTTTGGGCAGGCTTTGAGCTTGGCAGTTGAATTGGAGCAAAAGCCAAATGAAGCGAATGCCCATTATATGTTGGCTCAATGTTATGAAAGTCTAGGAGATTTTCAGTTAGCAGAAGAGTCAACCCAAAGGGCAAAAAATCTTTATCAATCTTTAGGAAATGATGAATGGGAAGAGATTTGCCAAAATTCGTTGTCCAGATTAGCTGCAAAAGCTAATCAGTATGAGCGTTCAAGGTTTGGGCAAGATCGGAACACAGACCAGAGAATTCAGCAAGCATTACAACAATTTTGGCTGCAACTGCTGCAAGTAGCAATGGAAAGCGGCTGGGATCAAGCGGCAATGCATCAAGTGATGCGGCAAAATATGGAGTTGATTGTTCCCGCCTTGGGGGAAACCATTGCCCAGTCAATGCTGGGACTTCTGGCTCAGAATCCCAACCAAGCTGAAGGGGTAGCAGCTTTAATAGAAAATACCTGCGCCAGTATCATGGGTTTCCCCGATGGCCGGTATGGGGAAGCCCTAGAAATTGCCATGCGGGGCTATGATGTGGTGTTAGCACTGCGGGCCGATAATCCCAAAAAACGGGCCGGAACCCTGAATAATCTTGGGATAGCCTACGGGCTTCAAGCGGAATTAGGCCTAGACCCGGCAGCTAATTTAGGCCAAGCCATCACTGCCTACACCGAAGCCGCCTCTATTCTCCGCTGTCCGGGACTGGAAAAAGACCTCGCCTCTACCCTGAATAATCTGGGGGTAGCGTACAAGGCTCAAGCGGAATTGGGCCTAGACCCGGTAGCTAACTTAGGCCAAGCCATCACTGCCTACACCGAAGCCGCCTCTATTCTCCGCCGTCCGGGACTGGAAAAAGACCTTGCCTCTACCCTGAATAATCTGGGGGTAGCGTACAAGGCTCAAGCGGAATTGGGCCTAGACCCGGTAGCTAACTTAAGCCACGCCATCACCGCCTACACCGAAGCCGCCTCCATTCTCCGCTGTCCGGGACTGGAAAAAGACCTGGCCGGTACCCTGACGAATCTGGGGGTAGCCTATACTATTCAAGCGGAATTGAGCCTAGACCCGGCAGCCAACTTAAGCCACGCCATCACCGCCTACACCGAAGCCGCCTCCATTCTCCGCCGTCCGGGACTGGAAAAAGACCTCGCCTCTACCCTGGCGAATCTGGGGGTAGCCTATACTATTCAAGCGGAATTGAGCCTAGACCCGGCAGCCAACTTAAGCCACGCCATCACCGCCTACACCGAAGCCGCCTCCATTCTCCGCTGTCCGGGACTGGAAAAAGACCTCGCCTCTACCCTGGCGAATCTGGGGAATGCCTACCAGACTCAAGCAGACTTGGGCCTAGACCCAGCCACCAACTTAGACCAAGCCATCACTGTCTACACCGAATCCGCCACGATTCTCCGCCGTCCGGGACTGGAAAAAGACCTCGCCGTTACTCTGACGAATCTGGGGATTACCTACGGCACTCAAGCAGAATTGGGCCTAGACCCGGCAGCTAACTTAGGCCAAGCCATCACCGCCTACACCGAAGCCGCCTCCATTCTCCGCCGTTCGGGACTGCAAAAAAACCTTGCCTCTACCCTGAATAACTGTGGTTTTGCCTACCACGCTCAATCTCACTTACCCAGTAATAGCCCTGACCAGAAACAAACCGCTCTGGAAAATGCCTATCGCAGCTTTGCCGAAGCCTTAGAACAGGTGGAATATCTGCGGGGTGAAATTACCACTGAGGGCTATAAACGCAACTTTAACGAACAGTGGAATAGAATCTATCGCGGTATGGTAGAAGTCTGCCTAGAAGTGGGCAACTACAACGCTGCCATTGAATATGTAGACCGTAGTAAAGCCCGTAACCTGACAGAACTCATCGCCACCCGTGATGCTTATCCGGGGGGTGTCATTCCTCCTGAAGACCGCCAATGCTTGCAACAACTCCGTCAAGCTATTTTTGAAGAAAACCGCCGCCTGCAAGAAGACCTCAACCCGGACTATGGCAAGGTGAACCAATTGCGCCAAGAATTTCAGGAGAAATTCCCCTACCAACCTCTGCACTTTGAGCAAATTCAAGAACTACTGGATGAAGAAACCGCCATCCTAGAGTGGTACATCCTAGCGGATAAATTCCTCACGTTTACCCTCACGAACCAAACCCTTAACCTCTGGGAATCCTCTCATGACGACCGACAAAACCTCATTGACTGGGGAAATGCCTATCTTCGCGACTACCGCAACAATAAAACCCAATGGCACAATAAACTTCCCCAACGCCTAGAAGAACTCGCTCAAATCCTCCACCTGGATGAGATCCTGCACAACCTGCGGGAAAAATTCCCCAACTGTAAAAAACTCATCCTCATCCCTCACCGCTTCCTGCACCTGTTACCTATCCACGCTTTACCTGTCCCTGTTATTGCCACAGATGGGGTAGGGGCGCAATGCTTGCGCCCGATTTCTCGCCAGAATGGTCATCCAGAGGGCCTGCACATTGCGCCCCTACAGGAATTATTTCCCAAAGGTGTCGCCTATGCGCCTAACTGTCAGGTGTTGCAACAAGCGCAAAATCGGCAACGTCCCGATTTTAACCAACTCTTTGCTATCCAAAACCCGACCAAAGACCTGGATTTTACCGATATCGAAGTGGCAGCGATTCAATCCCTGTTCAATCCGCACCATATCCTCCAATATGACGCAGCGGAAAAAGCAGCGATTCTCGATGGGGATAATTTGAAAAATGCTCACTGCACTCACTTCTCCTGTCACGGCTATTTCAATTTTGAAGATGCCCTGAAATCTGCCCTCCTGTTAGCTAAGAGCGAATTTACTCCACCGCCACCCAATGAGGACAAAAGCCGCTATATTCCCCTACAAAATGGCAATCTCCTCGACTTGGGCAAGTGCCTCACTATAGAGGATATCTTGCGTCTTGACCTGACCAACTGTCGTCTCGTCACCCTTTCTGCCTGCGAAACTGGGATTACTGACTTTAACTCCACCAGTGATGAATATATCGGGTTACCCAGTGGGTTTATTTTGGCCGGTGCTCCGAATGTCGTCTGTTCTCTGTGGGCGGTGAATGACCTGTCTACGGCTTTGCTGATGATTCGTTTTTACCAAAATGTCAAAACTGGTGAAACGGTTCCCCTGGCTTTGAAACAGGCTCAAATCTGGCTGCGGGATGTGACGGTGGAG